The Collimonas fungivorans Ter331 genome has a segment encoding these proteins:
- a CDS encoding LacI family DNA-binding transcriptional regulator: MTSQELKPQRHSRASGRVTIVDVARLARVSPMTVSRALKTPALVQLEARDRIAAAIKQLGYVPNQAASTLASAKSQVIGVIVPSLSNSVFVDTLTGIRDSLNQHGYKFLIGESSYSPEKESQLISTYLAHAPDGFLLSGIEQQDALREQLATHNVPAVRMFDLNPENGEVTVGFSHEEAGYSIARHLIERGYRQPGFLGAQLDPRMMKRRHGFRKALSEAGINPDIEVLTPAPSTVELGTKMLGQILQQTPACDAVFCCNDDLALGVLFECQRRGLSVPGQMAIAGFNDLPWSAFANPGITTIVTPRYDIGFTAAQLLIKLLRHETPETTSVDLGFKLAIRSST, translated from the coding sequence ATGACCAGCCAGGAACTCAAACCACAACGCCACAGCCGCGCCAGCGGCAGGGTAACCATCGTCGATGTCGCACGCCTGGCGCGGGTCAGCCCGATGACCGTATCGCGCGCACTGAAAACTCCGGCGCTGGTGCAGCTGGAAGCGCGCGACCGCATTGCGGCGGCGATCAAGCAGCTCGGTTATGTGCCGAACCAGGCCGCCAGCACGCTGGCGTCGGCCAAGTCGCAGGTGATCGGCGTCATCGTGCCGTCGCTCAGCAATTCCGTATTCGTCGACACGCTGACCGGGATCCGCGACAGCCTGAACCAGCACGGCTATAAATTCCTGATCGGCGAAAGCAGCTATTCGCCGGAAAAGGAAAGCCAGCTGATCAGCACTTACCTGGCGCATGCGCCGGACGGTTTTTTGCTGAGCGGCATAGAACAGCAGGATGCGCTGCGCGAGCAGCTGGCGACGCACAATGTGCCGGCCGTGCGCATGTTCGACCTGAACCCGGAAAACGGCGAAGTCACGGTCGGCTTTTCGCATGAAGAAGCGGGCTACAGCATCGCCCGCCATCTGATCGAACGCGGCTACCGCCAGCCCGGTTTCCTCGGCGCCCAGCTTGATCCGCGCATGATGAAACGCCGCCACGGTTTTCGCAAGGCTTTGTCGGAAGCCGGCATCAACCCCGATATCGAGGTGCTGACGCCGGCGCCGTCGACGGTGGAGCTGGGCACCAAGATGCTGGGCCAGATCCTGCAGCAGACGCCAGCCTGCGATGCGGTGTTCTGCTGCAACGACGACCTGGCGCTGGGCGTCCTGTTCGAGTGCCAGCGGCGCGGCCTGTCGGTGCCGGGCCAGATGGCGATCGCCGGTTTCAACGATTTGCCGTGGTCGGCCTTCGCCAATCCCGGCATCACCACGATCGTCACGCCGCGCTACGACATCGGCTTTACCGCCGCCCAGTTATTGATCAAGCTGCTCAGGCACGAGACGCCGGAAACCACCAGCGTCGACCTCGGCTTCAAACTGGCGATACGCAGCAGCACCTGA
- a CDS encoding LysR family transcriptional regulator, with protein sequence MSFLTLDLNLLRVFDAVMTEQNLTRAASRLAMTQPAVSNALKRLRDTLNDELLIRTAHGVKPTQHAEELWPVVRRALTDLETAITPETFDVSRAHTTFQMAMADATAALWLPGLVRTIERDAPQLNLRMVPLTTRDPRQMLLRGDVDLAVGFFPGVAAQLAGGQTTSASPIHHERLYTGEYVCVMHKNHPLANQVLTLDNYCASHHLLVSFSGRAHGLIDETLAAMGRERRILLTVNQFFTAGRVVASSDLLTVLPRHLIGATGMTEELVARELPFPTPAVHVDMLWHERDSRNPAHKWLRGHLSETAHEKFSLIDPEDED encoded by the coding sequence ATGAGCTTCCTGACGCTTGACCTGAACCTGCTGCGTGTCTTCGACGCCGTCATGACCGAGCAGAACCTGACGCGCGCCGCCAGCCGGCTGGCGATGACCCAGCCGGCCGTGTCGAACGCCTTGAAACGCCTGCGCGACACCCTCAACGACGAGCTGCTGATCCGCACCGCGCACGGCGTCAAGCCGACCCAGCATGCCGAAGAATTGTGGCCGGTGGTCAGGCGTGCGCTGACCGACCTGGAAACCGCAATCACGCCGGAGACATTCGATGTCTCGCGCGCCCACACCACTTTCCAGATGGCGATGGCGGACGCTACCGCTGCGCTATGGCTGCCGGGGCTGGTGCGCACCATCGAGCGCGACGCGCCGCAGCTGAACCTGCGCATGGTGCCGCTGACCACCCGCGATCCGCGCCAGATGCTGCTGCGCGGCGATGTCGACCTGGCGGTGGGTTTTTTCCCCGGCGTCGCAGCGCAGCTGGCCGGCGGCCAGACCACCAGCGCATCACCGATCCATCATGAGCGGCTGTACACCGGCGAATATGTCTGCGTGATGCACAAGAACCATCCGCTGGCCAATCAGGTGCTGACCCTGGACAATTACTGCGCTTCGCATCATTTGCTGGTCAGTTTTTCCGGCCGCGCGCATGGCCTGATCGATGAAACCCTGGCGGCGATGGGACGCGAACGGCGCATCCTGCTGACCGTCAATCAATTCTTCACGGCCGGCCGGGTGGTCGCCAGTTCCGACCTGCTGACGGTCTTGCCGCGCCACCTGATCGGCGCCACCGGCATGACCGAGGAACTGGTGGCGCGCGAGCTGCCGTTCCCGACGCCGGCGGTCCATGTCGACATGTTGTGGCACGAGCGGGATTCCCGCAATCCGGCGCACAAGTGGCTGCGCGGGCACTTGAGCGAAACCGCCCACGAGAAATTCAGCCTGATCGATCCGGAAGACGAAGACTAA
- the gntK gene encoding gluconokinase has product MQHQPEYMLGVDIGTTSTKAVLFTTQGQVVAQHAVEYPLLCTTPGMAEQDPLQIYDAVLSAIKNAVGNAAGKNGVEAAQIKLVSFSAAMHSVIAVGQDGALLSNSITWGDNRAGAWANRIRDELGGHEIYLRTGTPIHPMSPLCKIMWLRHDQPQLFARTARFVGVKEYVLYRLFGDWLVDHSIASATGMFNLQQLDWDQGALELLGIGPQHLSTLVPTTHHLSGLAPAMAQQLGLAPATPFVIGANDGVLSNLGVNAIGPGQVAVTIGTSGAMRTVIDKPLTDPSGRTFCYALTAKHWVVGGPTNNGGSIFHWVRDELATAEAAAAKAAGLDPYDALTNIAEGVSAGAEGLLFHPYLAGERAPLWNADARGSYFGLATHHGKPHMIRAALEGVIFSLYSILPAVEDLIGPTTHMMATGGFARSSLWRQMMADIFEREVVVPESVESSCLGAAVLGLYALGKVDSLDVIGGMVGSTHRHVPIAENVALYRRLWPIYAAIPKQLEQQYRLLSQFQRETAASPS; this is encoded by the coding sequence ATGCAACACCAGCCAGAATACATGCTCGGCGTAGATATCGGCACCACCAGCACCAAGGCGGTGCTGTTCACCACCCAAGGACAGGTAGTGGCGCAGCACGCGGTGGAATACCCGCTGCTGTGCACCACGCCAGGCATGGCAGAACAAGATCCGCTGCAGATTTACGATGCGGTGCTGAGCGCGATCAAGAACGCGGTGGGCAACGCAGCCGGCAAGAACGGCGTCGAGGCCGCACAGATAAAGCTGGTGTCCTTCAGCGCCGCCATGCATAGCGTGATCGCGGTCGGCCAGGACGGCGCGCTGCTGAGCAACAGCATCACCTGGGGCGACAACCGCGCCGGCGCTTGGGCCAACCGCATCCGCGACGAGCTCGGCGGCCATGAAATCTACCTGCGCACTGGCACCCCTATCCATCCGATGTCGCCGCTATGCAAGATCATGTGGCTGCGTCACGACCAGCCGCAGCTGTTTGCGCGCACCGCGCGCTTTGTCGGCGTCAAGGAATATGTGCTGTATCGCCTGTTCGGCGATTGGCTGGTCGATCATTCGATCGCCTCCGCCACCGGCATGTTCAACCTGCAGCAGCTCGATTGGGACCAGGGCGCGCTGGAGCTGCTCGGCATCGGCCCGCAGCACTTGTCGACACTGGTGCCGACCACCCACCACCTGAGCGGCCTGGCGCCGGCCATGGCGCAGCAGCTGGGCCTGGCGCCGGCGACGCCGTTCGTGATCGGCGCCAACGACGGCGTGCTGTCCAACCTCGGCGTCAATGCCATCGGCCCGGGCCAGGTCGCGGTCACCATCGGCACTTCGGGAGCGATGCGGACCGTGATCGACAAGCCGTTAACCGATCCTTCCGGCCGCACTTTCTGTTATGCCCTGACCGCCAAACACTGGGTAGTCGGCGGCCCCACCAACAACGGCGGCAGTATTTTCCACTGGGTGCGCGACGAGCTGGCGACCGCCGAAGCCGCCGCCGCCAAGGCCGCCGGCCTCGATCCTTACGATGCCTTGACCAACATCGCCGAGGGCGTCAGCGCCGGCGCCGAAGGATTGCTGTTCCATCCTTACCTGGCGGGCGAACGTGCACCGTTATGGAATGCCGACGCGCGCGGTTCCTATTTCGGCCTGGCGACGCATCACGGTAAGCCGCACATGATCCGGGCCGCGCTGGAAGGCGTGATTTTCAGCCTGTACAGCATCCTGCCGGCGGTCGAAGACCTGATCGGGCCGACCACCCACATGATGGCGACCGGCGGTTTCGCCCGTTCGTCGTTGTGGCGGCAGATGATGGCGGATATTTTCGAACGTGAAGTGGTGGTGCCGGAAAGCGTCGAATCGTCCTGCCTCGGCGCCGCCGTGCTCGGCCTGTATGCGCTGGGCAAAGTCGATTCGCTGGACGTCATCGGCGGCATGGTCGGCTCAACCCACCGCCATGTGCCGATTGCGGAAAACGTCGCGCTATATCGCCGTTTGTGGCCGATCTATGCGGCTATTCCCAAGCAGCTGGAGCAGCAATACCGGCTGCTGTCGCAGTTCCAGCGCGAGACGGCGGCCTCGCCGTCCTGA
- a CDS encoding amidohydrolase: MQLPTIPHKLLFSLICGLSGHAAIAVAASAPLPAAISAAADATRSEIAQQAKALEPALLETRRDIHAHPELGNVEKRTGELVAAQLRALGLEVRTGVARTGVVAILKGGLPGPVVALRADMDALPVKEVSDLPFASHSKGRYLDKDVDVMHACGHDAHTAILLTTAKILSDMRARLPGTVVFYFQPAEEGPSDFVPDGKNTWGAKMMVQEGAMKAPKPEAVFGLHVWAGIPAGQIAYRAGPTLASSDDLRIRILGKQTHAGRPWDGIDPITVSAEALVGLQTVVSRRTDISSFPSVVSIGTINGGTRYNIIPESVDMTGTIRSYDYGIRQKLHANVRQTVEKIAESGGAKAEVTIIEKYDPTINDAGLTEKMGPTLRWAAQNDVTQSPLVGGAEDFSFFAKEAPGLFVFLGITPRGQDMAKAAPNHNPGFFVDESALVVGVRTMASLATDYLYAAAAPR, translated from the coding sequence ATGCAATTGCCGACAATTCCACACAAATTATTGTTTAGCCTGATTTGCGGTTTGAGCGGACATGCCGCCATCGCTGTCGCAGCATCCGCGCCTTTGCCGGCTGCCATATCCGCTGCTGCCGACGCTACACGCTCTGAAATCGCCCAGCAAGCCAAGGCGCTGGAACCGGCGCTGCTGGAGACGCGGCGCGATATCCATGCGCATCCGGAACTGGGCAATGTCGAGAAGCGCACCGGCGAACTGGTGGCGGCGCAGTTGCGCGCCCTGGGGCTGGAAGTACGGACCGGCGTTGCACGCACCGGCGTAGTGGCGATACTGAAAGGCGGCTTGCCCGGCCCGGTCGTCGCCTTGCGCGCCGATATGGATGCATTGCCGGTGAAGGAAGTATCGGACCTGCCGTTCGCTTCGCACAGCAAAGGCCGTTATCTGGACAAGGATGTCGACGTCATGCATGCCTGTGGCCACGATGCGCATACGGCGATCCTGCTGACCACGGCCAAGATCCTGAGCGACATGCGGGCGCGCCTGCCGGGCACCGTGGTGTTCTATTTCCAGCCGGCGGAAGAAGGCCCTAGCGATTTTGTGCCGGACGGGAAAAACACTTGGGGCGCAAAAATGATGGTGCAGGAAGGCGCGATGAAAGCGCCCAAGCCGGAGGCAGTGTTCGGCCTGCATGTATGGGCCGGGATTCCCGCCGGCCAGATCGCCTATCGCGCCGGCCCGACCCTGGCCAGTTCCGACGACCTGCGCATCCGCATCCTCGGCAAGCAGACTCATGCCGGCCGGCCGTGGGACGGCATCGATCCGATCACCGTCAGCGCCGAAGCGCTGGTGGGCCTGCAAACCGTGGTCAGCCGCCGCACCGATATTTCTTCCTTCCCGTCAGTGGTCAGCATCGGCACGATCAACGGCGGCACCCGCTATAACATCATTCCGGAATCGGTCGACATGACCGGCACCATCCGTTCCTACGACTATGGCATTCGCCAGAAGCTGCATGCGAACGTGCGCCAGACCGTGGAGAAGATCGCCGAGAGCGGCGGCGCCAAGGCCGAAGTCACCATCATCGAAAAATACGATCCGACCATCAACGACGCCGGCCTGACCGAAAAAATGGGCCCTACCTTGCGCTGGGCCGCACAAAACGATGTGACGCAGAGTCCGCTGGTCGGCGGCGCCGAAGATTTTTCTTTCTTTGCGAAAGAGGCGCCCGGCTTGTTCGTGTTCCTCGGCATCACGCCGCGCGGCCAGGATATGGCGAAGGCCGCGCCGAACCACAATCCGGGATTCTTCGTGGATGAATCGGCACTGGTGGTCGGCGTGCGCACCATGGCGTCGCTGGCGACCGATTATCTGTACGCCGCGGCGGCGCCACGCTAA
- a CDS encoding Lrp/AsnC ligand binding domain-containing protein — protein MLDKISKKILAELQNDGRISNVDLSARVNLSPAACLERVRKLQEAGYILHYTAQLNPQLLDVALLVFIEVVLDRTTPEVFEAFSQSVQIIPEVLECHMVAGGFDYLVKARVKDMNAYREFLGKSLLQLKGVRETHTYAVMEEVKHTTKLPIR, from the coding sequence ATGCTTGACAAGATCAGCAAGAAAATCCTGGCCGAATTGCAGAATGATGGCCGCATCAGCAATGTCGACCTGTCTGCCCGCGTCAACTTGTCACCCGCCGCCTGCCTGGAGCGCGTCCGCAAATTGCAGGAAGCCGGCTACATCCTGCATTACACCGCCCAGCTCAATCCGCAACTGCTGGACGTCGCCTTGCTGGTGTTTATCGAAGTAGTGCTGGACCGCACCACGCCGGAGGTGTTCGAGGCGTTCAGCCAGAGCGTGCAAATCATTCCCGAGGTGCTGGAGTGCCACATGGTGGCTGGCGGTTTCGATTACCTGGTCAAGGCGCGCGTCAAGGACATGAACGCCTACCGCGAGTTTCTCGGCAAGTCGCTGCTGCAGCTCAAGGGCGTGCGCGAGACGCACACCTACGCGGTGATGGAAGAGGTCAAGCACACTACAAAACTGCCGATTCGCTGA